Proteins from a genomic interval of Hoplias malabaricus isolate fHopMal1 chromosome 13, fHopMal1.hap1, whole genome shotgun sequence:
- the vasnb gene encoding vasorin b — protein MKPFVPLLQPLLLFLLLPPCSWANDCPKDCTCSPSDSIFCFQRRAKTMPSGVPTITRDLYVFQNGIEALQQEDFIGLENLEMLDLSQNQLTELSDNVFEHLSSLRNLDLSSNRITHISQESFAGLKLLERLYLYSNAIKSIHPAAFSGLEQLLELKLQGNQLSTVPALKMPHLLLLDLRFNRIPSLGPSDIQTPRLESLKLSGLGLSNLDEEFLNSLKNIHELDISNNQLKAFPPLLREARGLVILSLAGNPMGPLKWEDIENMAELQELDISNLSLQTLPENMIQLFPHLRKLTVAENPFNCLCSLAWFPKWLRNQVISLGRTDETRCHFPLRNAGKLLERLGHHDFGCPTTTTFTTSTVKTTTPAPSVITTLQNTTLVIPPLKPSEDPSTETDSYLPPPAPASPSSSTDSDLRMSFCPSNICLNGGTCWLDHQGLLECTCPRGTSGRYCENGENLSVFEEVATGTVSVEPEIMAQTVTSSSILLNLHHYIEVRPFLRGVRLTYWNLSGADKRPKHLNIPASYPEYTLRGLLPNSTYSVCASPLGEPSNTDSVCTEAQTSSHQHSSAQVDGPKLTTMLVPPVAVLLLLMLVAVAVGVTCYMHRKKAHLDLDCNPSQLELEGVKESLDTGALPAKQPEIMLSSSAGHNGGLDYEVPLMQNHCLANKDINTLKPSYF, from the coding sequence ATGAAGCCGTTTGTCCCTCTGCTACAGCCACTACTGCTCTTCCTGCTTCTCCCGCCCTGTTCGTGGGCGAATGACTGCCCCAAAGACTGCACATGTTCACCTTCAGACTCCATCTTCTGCTTCCAGCGCCGAGCCAAAACCATGCCTTCAGGAGTCCCTACAATAACCAGAGACCTCTATGTCTTCCAAAACGGCATTGAGGCCTTACAGCAGGAGGACTTTATTGGGCTGGAGAACCTAGAAATGCTGGATTTAAGTCAGAACCAGCTGACCGAGCTGTCGGACAACGTTTTTGAGCATCTGTCTTCCCTCCGCAACTTAGATCTTTCCTCCAACAGAATCACTCATATTTCCCAAGAAAGCTTTGCTGGACTAAAGTTGTTGGAGAGGCTGTATCTTTACAGCAATGCCATAAAGAGCATCCATCCTGCAGCATTCTCTGGTCTGGAGCAGCTACTTGAGCTAAAGCTTCAGGGGAACCAACTGAGCACAGTCCCTGCTCTTAAAATGCCACATCTCCTTCTTCTGGATCTGAGATTCAACAGAATCCCTTCACTCGGGCCCAGCGACATTCAGACGCCTAGACTGGAGTCACTAAAATTGTCTGGGCTGGGGCTGAGCAACCTGGACGAGGAATTCCTAAACAGCTTAAAGAACATTCATGAGCTGGATATATCAAACAATCAGCTGAAGGCTTTTCCTCCGCTGCTGCGTGAGGCCAGAGGGCTAGTCATACTCAGTTTGGCTGGAAATCCCATGGGGCCTCTGAAATGGGAAGATATCGAGAATATGGCAGAACTTCAAGAGTTGGATATTAGCAACCTCAGCTTGCAGACCCTGCCTGAGAACATGATCCAGCTCTTCCCTCATCTGAGAAAGCTCACTGTGGCCGAGAATCCCTTTAACTGCCTCTGCTCTCTGGCCTGGTTTCCAAAATGGCTGCGTAACCAAGTAATCAGTCTGGGAAGAACTGATGAGACACGATGTCACTTTCCACTACGAAATGCAGGAAAGCTACTAGAGAGACTGGGACATCATGATTTTGGATGCCCTACAACCACCACCTTCACTACAAGCACAGTGAAGACCACCACTCCAGCCCCCTCTGTAATCACCACTTTGCAAAATACAACACTTGTCATTCCCCCTCTAAAGCCCAGTGAGGACCCTTCCACAGAGACTGACAGCTACCTCCCTCCTCCAGCACCTGCGTCCCCCAGCAGCAGCACAGACTCAGACCTCAGGATGAGTTTTTGTCCATCCAACATCTGTTTAAATGGAGGGACGTGCTGGTTGGACCATCAGGGTCTCCTTGAGTGCACTTGTCCTCGGGGGACATCAGGGAGATACTGTGAGAACGGAGAGAACCTCTCTGTATTTGAGGAGGTGGCCacagggacagtgagtgtggaGCCTGAAATCAtggcacagacagtcaccagctCCTCCATCCTGCTGAACCTTCACCATTACATTGAGGTCCGGCCATTCCTCCGCGGAGTCCGGTTAACATACTGGAATCTGTCTGGAGCGGATAAACGTCCCAAACACCTGAATATTCCAGCCTCATACCCGGAGTACACACTGCGCGGCCTCCTTCCCAATTCCACCTACTCCGTGTGCGCCAGTCCCCTTGGGGAGCCCAGCAACACAGACAGTGTGTGCACAGAGGCCCAGACGTCCAGCCACCAGCACTCCAGCGCACAAGTGGACGGTCCTAAACTCACTACAATGCTCGTGCCACCAGTAGCTGTTCTCCTTCTGTTGATGCTTGTGGCTGTCGCTGTTGGCGTCACCTGCTATATGCATAGGAAAAAGGCACATCTAGACTTAGACTGTAACCCCTCTCAGCTGGAACTGGAAGGGGTTAAAGAAAGTTTGGACACTGGGGCTCTGCCCGCAAAGCAGCCGGAGATCATGCTGTCCTCATCTGCAGGACACAACGGTGGCTTGGACTATGAGGTGCCACTTATGCAAAATCACTGCTTGGCAAACAAAGACATCAACACTTTAAAGCCATCatacttttaa